A genome region from Flavobacterium sp. CFS9 includes the following:
- a CDS encoding serine hydrolase domain-containing protein yields MRVIFRIFIVTFLLFHSFVFAQNLETKIDHLITSKFKPETPGAVFLAVKKGKVVYRKVFGMANLEMNVQMKPESVFEIGSMTKQFTAVAVLMLAEQGKLKPDDEITKFIPDYPTNGNKITLHHLLTHTSGIKDFTGMKAIKDIARRDLSPKELVDFFKNEPVDFKPGEQYKYCNSGYALLGYIIEMVSGQTYEEFVTQHIFKKIGMNNTFYASHDMIIKNRASGYRDREGFVNANYISFSIPYASGSIMSNVDDLLKWQNAVSSNALLSPAFTVKAFTNYQLNNKTNIDYGYGWHLEKVKNKAVYEHGGSIFGFKSMGVYEPTEQIYVVGLSNCDCNSPTAITKEIASLLID; encoded by the coding sequence ATGAGAGTAATTTTTAGAATTTTTATTGTCACCTTTCTGCTTTTTCATTCTTTTGTTTTCGCTCAGAATTTAGAAACTAAAATAGATCATTTAATTACTTCAAAATTTAAACCTGAAACTCCGGGTGCCGTTTTTCTGGCGGTTAAGAAAGGAAAAGTAGTATACCGAAAAGTTTTTGGAATGGCCAATTTAGAAATGAATGTTCAAATGAAGCCCGAATCGGTTTTTGAAATCGGATCGATGACCAAACAATTTACGGCTGTTGCTGTTTTGATGCTTGCAGAGCAGGGGAAGCTTAAACCTGATGATGAAATCACGAAATTTATTCCCGATTATCCAACCAATGGAAATAAGATTACCCTGCATCATTTGTTAACACATACTTCCGGAATTAAGGATTTTACCGGTATGAAAGCGATAAAAGATATTGCCCGACGAGATTTGTCGCCAAAAGAATTGGTTGATTTTTTTAAGAATGAACCTGTCGATTTTAAACCCGGGGAACAGTATAAGTATTGCAATTCCGGTTATGCTCTTTTGGGGTATATCATTGAAATGGTATCAGGTCAGACTTATGAAGAATTTGTAACGCAGCATATATTTAAGAAAATTGGAATGAATAATACTTTTTATGCGAGCCATGATATGATTATTAAAAACAGAGCTTCCGGTTATCGGGACAGAGAAGGTTTTGTTAATGCCAATTATATCAGTTTCTCTATTCCGTATGCTTCGGGATCGATTATGTCAAATGTTGATGATTTGTTGAAGTGGCAAAATGCAGTAAGCAGTAATGCGTTATTAAGTCCTGCTTTCACAGTAAAAGCTTTTACGAATTATCAGTTGAACAACAAAACGAATATAGATTACGGCTATGGCTGGCATTTAGAAAAAGTAAAAAATAAAGCAGTTTACGAACACGGCGGAAGTATTTTTGGATTTAAATCAATGGGAGTTTACGAACCGACAGAACAGATTTATGTGGTGGGGCTGAGTAATTGCGATTGCAATTCGCCGACTGCCATTACAAAAGAGATTGCTTCACTTTTAATCGACTAG
- a CDS encoding pyridoxal phosphate-dependent aminotransferase has product MNHILSDRINNLATSQTLAMAALARELKAQGKDIISLSLGEPDFNTPDFIKEAVKKAVDENYSTYSPVEGYLELREAICKKFKRDNALEYKPSQIVVSTGAKQSLYNIAQVMLNDGDEVILPAPYWVSYFEIVKLSGGVPVEVPTSVDTDFKMTPEQLEAAITPKTKMMWFSSPCNPSGSVYSREELTALAKVLEKHPNIYVVSDEIYEHINFSGTFCSIGSIPGMLEKTITVNGVAKAFAMTGYRIGYIGAPEFIAKACVKIQGQVTSGANSVAQRATITAVEADPSVLNHMVQAFHTRRDLVVGLLKEIPGVKINVPEGAFYVFPDVSSFFGKTLRGTEIKDANDVSMYLLAEANVATVTGDAFGNPNCIRFSYATSDDILKEALRRIKEALTV; this is encoded by the coding sequence ATGAATCATATTCTTTCAGACAGAATCAACAACTTAGCGACATCACAAACTTTAGCAATGGCTGCTTTAGCACGCGAATTAAAAGCACAGGGAAAAGACATTATCAGTTTAAGTTTAGGAGAACCGGATTTCAATACGCCGGATTTCATTAAAGAAGCAGTTAAAAAAGCGGTAGACGAAAACTACAGTACTTATTCTCCGGTAGAAGGTTATTTAGAATTGAGAGAAGCAATCTGCAAAAAATTCAAAAGAGACAATGCACTAGAATATAAACCATCTCAAATTGTGGTTTCTACAGGTGCAAAACAATCTTTATACAATATTGCCCAAGTAATGTTAAACGACGGTGACGAGGTTATTTTACCGGCACCTTACTGGGTTTCTTACTTTGAAATCGTAAAACTTTCAGGTGGAGTTCCTGTTGAAGTTCCTACTTCTGTAGATACTGATTTCAAAATGACGCCTGAGCAATTAGAAGCTGCCATCACACCAAAAACAAAAATGATGTGGTTCTCTTCTCCTTGTAATCCTTCAGGATCTGTATACAGCAGAGAAGAATTAACAGCGCTTGCAAAAGTATTAGAAAAGCATCCAAATATCTATGTAGTTTCAGACGAAATTTATGAGCACATCAATTTCTCAGGAACTTTCTGCAGCATCGGATCAATTCCGGGAATGTTGGAAAAAACGATCACGGTAAATGGAGTTGCAAAAGCATTTGCTATGACCGGATACAGAATTGGTTATATCGGAGCTCCTGAATTCATTGCAAAAGCCTGCGTAAAAATTCAGGGACAAGTAACTTCTGGTGCAAACTCTGTAGCACAACGCGCTACCATTACTGCAGTAGAAGCCGATCCAAGTGTATTAAACCACATGGTCCAGGCTTTCCATACTCGTAGAGATTTAGTTGTTGGATTGCTTAAAGAAATTCCAGGCGTGAAAATCAATGTTCCGGAAGGAGCTTTCTACGTTTTCCCTGATGTATCTTCTTTCTTCGGAAAAACATTAAGAGGAACCGAAATTAAAGATGCAAACGATGTTTCTATGTATTTGTTAGCTGAGGCTAATGTAGCAACTGTAACAGGTGATGCCTTTGGAAACCCAAATTGTATCCGTTTCTCTTATGCTACAAGCGACGATATTTTAAAAGAAGCTTTACGCAGAATCAAAGAAGCTTTAACTGTATAA
- a CDS encoding fatty acid desaturase, which yields MNNTAPTFAKQDNLKFFRTLNSRVNNYFKENNIQKTGNWKLHLKAVILFAVFLTPYFLILTLNMPFWAQLLLNILMGVGMAGIGMNVMHDGNHGSYSSKSWINKIMGGSIYILAGNVHNWQVQHNVLHHTYTNIHGHDEDLDAGRIIRFTQNAEWRRFHKFQHYYSFFLYGLLTFNWALTTDFKQMKDYIKRKLSYGAPQSPTKLWTVLVITKIIYILIWIALPMILGVIWWKVVIGFFVMHYTAGLILSIVFQLAHVVEETSNPVPNEDGEIENTWAIHQLYTTANFAPKNKVVNWFTGGLNHQIEHHIFPNISHIHYGKIAEIVKQTAIECNLPYHEFKTMRGAVLAHYRHLRDLGIKPELA from the coding sequence ATGAATAACACCGCGCCTACATTTGCGAAGCAAGACAATCTGAAGTTCTTCAGAACGCTTAACTCACGAGTAAACAATTACTTCAAAGAGAACAATATTCAGAAAACTGGAAACTGGAAGCTGCATTTAAAAGCCGTTATTCTTTTCGCCGTTTTCTTAACACCATACTTTTTAATACTAACGCTTAACATGCCTTTCTGGGCACAATTACTGCTAAATATCCTTATGGGAGTTGGTATGGCCGGAATTGGAATGAATGTCATGCACGATGGAAATCACGGGTCGTACTCTTCTAAATCATGGATCAATAAAATCATGGGAGGAAGCATTTATATCTTAGCCGGAAACGTTCATAACTGGCAGGTTCAGCATAATGTGCTTCATCATACCTATACTAATATTCATGGTCACGATGAAGACCTTGATGCCGGAAGAATTATTCGTTTTACACAAAACGCAGAATGGCGTCGTTTTCATAAATTTCAACATTATTATTCATTTTTCTTATACGGATTATTGACTTTCAATTGGGCCTTAACAACCGATTTCAAGCAAATGAAAGACTATATCAAAAGAAAATTATCTTACGGAGCGCCGCAAAGTCCAACCAAATTATGGACCGTCCTGGTGATCACCAAAATAATTTACATTTTAATCTGGATTGCTTTACCAATGATTTTGGGGGTAATCTGGTGGAAAGTTGTGATTGGTTTTTTCGTAATGCATTACACCGCCGGATTAATTTTAAGTATCGTTTTTCAGTTGGCACACGTAGTAGAGGAAACTTCAAATCCTGTTCCGAATGAAGATGGAGAAATAGAAAACACCTGGGCCATTCACCAGTTATACACAACCGCCAATTTTGCGCCAAAAAACAAGGTGGTTAACTGGTTTACAGGAGGATTAAACCACCAGATCGAGCACCACATTTTCCCAAATATCAGTCATATTCACTACGGAAAAATTGCCGAAATTGTAAAACAGACTGCTATCGAATGCAACTTACCTTATCACGAATTCAAAACGATGAGAGGAGCTGTATTAGCACATTACAGACATTTAAGAGATCTTGGAATAAAACCCGAGCTAGCATAA
- the rsmG gene encoding 16S rRNA (guanine(527)-N(7))-methyltransferase RsmG, with translation MDEILKYFPDLTELQIQQFQKLDFLYHDWNEKINVISRKDIDALYTKHILHSLGIAKIMKFEPGATVLDVGTGGGFPGIPLAILFPETRFYLIDVIAKKIKVVQGVVDALELKNVKAEQKRAELVKGDFDFIVSRAVTNMPDFVSWVKGKIKKQHKHTLKNGILYLKGGDLTEELAAFPKVTLYDLSTIFEDEFFETKKVVHLPLKFTV, from the coding sequence ATGGATGAGATATTGAAATATTTTCCGGATTTGACTGAACTTCAAATCCAGCAATTTCAAAAGTTAGACTTTTTATACCACGACTGGAATGAAAAAATCAATGTTATTTCAAGAAAAGACATTGATGCCTTATATACAAAACACATTTTGCACTCGCTTGGAATTGCTAAAATTATGAAGTTTGAACCGGGGGCAACTGTTTTGGATGTTGGTACCGGCGGTGGGTTCCCGGGAATTCCGTTGGCCATTCTTTTTCCTGAAACGCGTTTTTATCTGATTGATGTCATAGCAAAGAAAATTAAGGTGGTTCAGGGAGTTGTAGATGCATTAGAATTGAAAAATGTGAAAGCAGAGCAGAAACGCGCTGAGCTGGTAAAAGGCGATTTTGACTTTATTGTGAGTCGTGCCGTAACCAATATGCCGGATTTTGTTTCCTGGGTAAAAGGTAAAATAAAGAAGCAGCATAAGCATACCTTAAAAAATGGAATTCTATATTTAAAAGGAGGAGATTTAACAGAAGAATTGGCAGCTTTTCCAAAAGTTACTTTATATGATTTGTCAACTATTTTTGAGGACGAATTTTTTGAAACTAAAAAAGTGGTGCATTTGCCTTTAAAGTTTACCGTTTAG
- a CDS encoding sensor histidine kinase, protein MVKLSAYWKIQFIGWMATSLYWGISAFFGSSFMWTIGIADFVLDVFIGISLTHLYRNFALKRGWNKFSLKKLVPRIVLSVLILSVLYMFLIVGKLYLVRLFVLKNTSISFISFLQSTQLQVFITGTRLMSIWVLAYHLYHYSRLEIETVKENARLSLIVKEAQLNNLSAQLNPHFFFNSLNSIKFLVLEDPHSARRAIDLLSDLLRNSLNNNIGNLVALNDEISLVRDYLELEKIRFEERLQVQIEVDRNLSDHLVLPLSIQTLVENAIKHGIEKRKEGGAVIVKIVQEDNFIKISVQNSGKLNKEIKDFSGIGLSNLKERLLLQYKGRASFEIKEMESETVLATILFPSE, encoded by the coding sequence ATGGTAAAATTATCTGCATATTGGAAAATTCAGTTCATTGGTTGGATGGCTACCTCTTTGTATTGGGGAATTTCAGCCTTCTTTGGAAGTAGTTTTATGTGGACAATTGGAATAGCTGATTTTGTATTAGATGTGTTTATCGGTATTTCATTGACTCATCTTTACAGGAATTTTGCCTTGAAAAGAGGTTGGAATAAATTCAGTTTGAAAAAACTGGTTCCAAGAATCGTGTTGAGTGTTCTTATACTTTCTGTGTTGTACATGTTTTTGATTGTAGGGAAACTTTACCTTGTACGGCTATTTGTTTTAAAAAACACTTCAATTTCATTTATTTCGTTTTTGCAATCCACACAGCTGCAGGTTTTCATTACAGGTACGAGACTAATGTCTATTTGGGTGCTGGCTTATCATCTGTATCATTATTCAAGATTGGAGATTGAAACCGTAAAAGAAAATGCCAGATTATCTTTAATAGTAAAAGAAGCGCAATTGAATAATCTGAGTGCACAGCTTAATCCGCATTTCTTTTTTAATTCACTGAACAGTATTAAATTCTTGGTGTTAGAAGATCCGCATTCGGCGCGACGGGCGATTGACCTTTTATCTGATCTGCTTCGGAATTCTTTAAACAATAATATAGGAAATTTAGTAGCCTTAAACGATGAAATAAGTTTGGTTAGGGATTATTTAGAGTTGGAAAAAATACGATTTGAAGAACGTCTACAGGTACAAATTGAAGTAGATAGAAATCTGTCTGATCATTTAGTTTTACCTTTAAGTATTCAGACGCTGGTGGAGAATGCAATAAAACATGGAATTGAAAAAAGAAAGGAAGGAGGAGCTGTTATCGTAAAAATAGTGCAGGAGGATAATTTTATAAAAATCAGCGTTCAAAATTCAGGAAAGCTTAATAAAGAGATTAAAGATTTTTCAGGTATTGGATTGAGTAATCTGAAAGAGAGATTGCTGTTGCAATACAAAGGAAGAGCTTCTTTTGAAATTAAAGAAATGGAGAGCGAAACCGTTTTGGCAACTATTTTATTCCCATCAGAATGA
- a CDS encoding LytR/AlgR family response regulator transcription factor, with product MRKIKVIIVDDERLSREELKRALKPHEDFVLVGEAGNADEAKSLIEAKMPDLIFLDIQMPEKSGFDLLESLDNAPAVLFTTAYNEYAVRAFEVNALDYLMKPIREERFVKAIDKIRNTLSGKYSLGDVAAKDRKIFIKDGEKRFFIQLDEIYLIESLENYTRLFFQDKKALQRRSLRQWEEMLDETVFFRINRTEIINLNHIREVNRTASGKLEVTLKTGELLEVSNRQAVKFKNLNGI from the coding sequence ATGAGAAAGATAAAAGTTATAATAGTAGACGATGAACGTTTGTCCAGAGAAGAGCTAAAAAGGGCATTAAAACCGCATGAAGATTTTGTTCTTGTTGGAGAAGCAGGAAATGCTGATGAGGCCAAAAGTCTGATTGAAGCCAAAATGCCAGATCTGATCTTTTTGGATATTCAGATGCCTGAAAAATCCGGTTTTGATTTACTGGAATCTCTCGATAATGCACCGGCAGTACTATTTACAACGGCTTATAATGAATATGCTGTACGGGCTTTCGAAGTAAATGCTTTAGATTATTTAATGAAACCGATTAGGGAAGAACGTTTTGTAAAAGCAATTGATAAAATTAGAAATACTTTATCCGGAAAGTATTCTTTGGGAGATGTTGCAGCAAAAGACCGTAAGATTTTCATTAAAGATGGGGAGAAAAGATTCTTTATTCAGCTGGATGAAATTTATTTGATTGAATCTCTGGAAAATTACACCAGACTTTTTTTTCAGGATAAAAAAGCGCTTCAGAGGCGCTCCCTTCGCCAATGGGAAGAAATGCTGGATGAGACTGTTTTTTTTAGAATAAACAGAACCGAAATTATAAACCTTAATCACATTCGGGAAGTTAACAGAACCGCTAGCGGCAAACTGGAAGTAACGTTAAAAACGGGAGAACTCTTAGAAGTTTCAAACCGTCAGGCCGTGAAATTTAAGAATCTCAATGGGATTTAA
- a CDS encoding CocE/NonD family hydrolase, whose amino-acid sequence MKLILSFVLFVCSVIHTFSQQTSATRSKDPESAYNIQDSVMIKTRDGALISAMVVRKKGDLTPKPVIYQHTIYARERGRDLKSLKSAADKDYIGVMSYSRGKRFSPDEITPYENETTDTYDVIDWISKQEWCNGSVGMYGGSYNGFTQWAACKKMHPALKTIVPYVASRPGMGLPMENNVFINPNYEWAFYVGNNKYLDTVAGNDRQRFRNMQFKWWETGVAYKKMDSIDGSPNRFFQRWIKHPSFDEYWQKMAPYGKEFSQINIPILAIDGYYNDSQNSGLYYLRELEKYNTKADSYLIIGPYGHFGAQVGGDAVLNGYKVDEVALINTYKITYQWFDYILKGKPKPAILKDRVNYEVMGANEWRSAPSIAKMSNSLLTLYLTNKPVEKGKFYSLNTVKPNKKSYLPQEVDFADRQTINNDYYPDPIIDNEVDTSNGYVFISEPFSQPIVVNGAFLGEIKASINKKDMDIGVTLFEVTPEGKYFELSYFIGRASYAKNITKRNLLQPNKIESIPFSNTRLVSKQLGKGSRLLITLNVNKNAFSELNYGTGKEVSSETIKDAKVPLKIKWYNNSFVQIPIWK is encoded by the coding sequence ATGAAATTAATTCTAAGTTTTGTACTTTTTGTCTGTTCGGTAATCCATACATTTTCGCAACAGACCAGTGCGACACGATCAAAAGATCCGGAGAGCGCTTATAATATTCAGGATAGTGTCATGATTAAAACCAGAGATGGTGCTTTGATATCAGCAATGGTGGTTCGGAAAAAAGGGGATTTAACTCCCAAGCCGGTTATCTACCAGCATACCATTTATGCCAGAGAAAGAGGCAGAGATCTTAAATCTTTAAAATCTGCAGCAGATAAGGACTATATTGGAGTCATGTCGTATTCGCGTGGGAAACGATTTAGTCCTGATGAAATAACGCCGTATGAAAATGAGACTACTGATACTTACGATGTCATCGATTGGATTAGTAAACAAGAGTGGTGTAATGGGAGTGTCGGGATGTATGGCGGAAGTTATAACGGGTTTACGCAATGGGCAGCGTGTAAAAAAATGCATCCTGCACTTAAAACGATAGTTCCGTATGTTGCTTCCAGACCTGGGATGGGCTTGCCTATGGAGAATAACGTTTTTATAAATCCTAATTACGAATGGGCGTTTTACGTTGGAAACAACAAATATCTGGATACGGTTGCGGGAAACGACAGACAGCGCTTCAGAAATATGCAGTTTAAATGGTGGGAAACCGGCGTGGCTTACAAAAAAATGGATAGTATTGACGGCAGTCCGAACCGATTTTTTCAAAGGTGGATCAAACATCCGTCATTTGACGAATACTGGCAGAAAATGGCACCATACGGAAAAGAATTTTCACAGATAAATATTCCGATCCTGGCAATTGACGGATATTACAATGATTCTCAAAATTCAGGATTGTATTATTTGAGAGAATTGGAGAAATACAATACGAAAGCCGACTCTTATTTAATCATTGGTCCGTACGGTCATTTTGGCGCGCAAGTAGGGGGTGATGCTGTTCTGAATGGTTATAAAGTGGATGAGGTGGCTCTAATCAATACCTATAAAATTACTTACCAATGGTTTGATTATATTTTGAAGGGTAAACCCAAACCGGCAATCTTAAAAGACAGAGTCAATTATGAAGTAATGGGGGCGAATGAGTGGAGGAGCGCTCCATCTATTGCTAAAATGAGTAACAGTTTATTAACGCTGTATCTGACCAATAAGCCCGTAGAAAAAGGGAAGTTTTATTCGTTGAATACTGTAAAACCCAATAAAAAAAGCTATTTGCCGCAGGAAGTTGATTTTGCTGACCGACAAACCATTAACAACGATTATTATCCCGATCCCATTATTGATAACGAAGTAGATACGTCCAATGGGTATGTTTTTATAAGCGAACCTTTTAGTCAGCCGATAGTGGTAAATGGAGCATTTTTAGGGGAGATAAAAGCGAGTATCAATAAAAAAGATATGGATATTGGAGTTACTTTGTTTGAAGTAACGCCGGAAGGAAAATATTTTGAGCTGTCTTATTTTATAGGCAGGGCAAGTTATGCGAAGAATATCACCAAAAGAAATTTGCTACAGCCCAATAAAATAGAAAGTATTCCTTTTTCCAATACCCGCTTGGTAAGTAAACAATTGGGTAAAGGAAGCCGATTATTAATTACTTTGAATGTAAACAAAAATGCTTTTTCGGAATTGAATTATGGAACAGGGAAGGAAGTCAGCAGCGAGACTATTAAAGATGCTAAAGTGCCTTTAAAAATCAAATGGTACAACAATAGTTTTGTACAGATTCCAATTTGGAAGTAA
- a CDS encoding LytR/AlgR family response regulator transcription factor: protein MKYKCIIIDDEPLARELIASHLVNFENFELIDSFENALKAYTFLETNTVDLIFLDIEMPLLKGNEFLKKLKNPPKVIFTTAYREYAIEGYELNVIDYLLKPITFDRFFVSIEKFKQLQPLKKETKSDSENHTFVTSGSRNIKIVFDDILFVESLKDYITIHLENGKSHHIKQNISVFEKQLDSNFVRVHRSYIIQIKKLTAYSKNEVEINTVEIPIGNSYKENWLHHLDTALLK, encoded by the coding sequence ATGAAATACAAATGCATCATCATTGACGACGAACCTTTGGCAAGAGAATTAATTGCTTCTCATTTAGTGAATTTTGAAAATTTCGAACTAATCGATTCTTTCGAAAATGCACTTAAAGCTTATACTTTTTTAGAAACAAATACAGTCGATTTGATTTTTTTAGATATAGAAATGCCACTCTTAAAAGGCAATGAATTTTTAAAGAAATTAAAAAATCCACCTAAGGTCATTTTTACGACCGCTTATCGGGAATATGCAATAGAAGGTTATGAACTTAATGTCATTGATTATCTCTTAAAACCTATAACTTTTGATCGTTTTTTTGTCTCTATAGAAAAATTCAAACAATTACAGCCTTTAAAAAAGGAAACAAAATCAGACTCTGAAAATCATACTTTTGTAACCAGCGGAAGCAGAAATATTAAAATTGTATTTGATGATATCTTATTTGTTGAAAGTCTGAAAGATTACATTACCATTCATCTCGAAAATGGAAAATCACATCATATTAAGCAGAATATTTCTGTTTTTGAAAAACAATTAGACTCTAATTTTGTACGTGTTCACCGTTCTTATATCATCCAGATCAAAAAACTAACTGCTTATTCTAAGAATGAAGTTGAAATAAATACTGTTGAAATACCAATAGGAAACAGCTATAAAGAAAATTGGTTACATCATTTAGATACAGCTTTACTGAAATAA
- a CDS encoding sensor histidine kinase, producing MNFFRQIDLKRAALHCFYWIFFLFFYFSNKADNENSYAFLFIYSWKIVAQAAVGYGLIYWIIPQTLNKKKYLLFIISALGWLYFVFTLLMILKFYYLEPKFPGFFDYWPGHKMTVIERLTSAKLMLREFSFLTYPVIILGFISFNRKQQRLLKLEEEKKSMELKILKNQLNPHFLFNTLNNLYTLTLKKDNKAPEVIAKLSEILDFVLYRCNEDYVSIEKEIALIENYIGLEKLRYSENRLTISFTKDIEVSNKISPLILLTFIENAFKHGVTNETEKAIISLHLESKKQQIIFSINNTKPKNDFNQIPSKSKIGLVNVRKQLDLLYPKKHQLEIEETQLTYAVKLYFNI from the coding sequence ATGAATTTCTTCAGACAAATTGATCTAAAAAGAGCGGCACTTCATTGTTTCTACTGGATTTTCTTTTTATTTTTTTATTTTTCGAATAAAGCTGACAACGAAAATTCTTATGCTTTTCTGTTTATATATTCCTGGAAAATTGTAGCACAGGCAGCTGTTGGGTATGGTCTGATTTATTGGATTATTCCTCAGACACTAAATAAAAAGAAATATTTACTTTTTATAATTTCCGCATTAGGCTGGCTCTATTTCGTTTTTACCCTTTTAATGATTTTAAAGTTTTATTATCTCGAACCAAAATTTCCGGGTTTCTTTGATTACTGGCCTGGTCATAAAATGACTGTTATTGAAAGATTAACTTCGGCTAAATTGATGCTGAGAGAATTCTCATTCCTTACCTATCCTGTTATTATTTTAGGTTTTATCAGTTTTAACCGCAAACAACAACGGCTTTTAAAATTAGAAGAAGAAAAAAAATCAATGGAACTGAAGATTCTAAAAAATCAACTGAATCCGCATTTTCTCTTTAATACATTGAATAATCTCTACACTTTAACCTTAAAAAAAGATAATAAAGCACCTGAAGTTATCGCTAAATTATCTGAAATTTTAGATTTTGTGTTATATCGCTGTAACGAAGATTATGTATCGATCGAAAAAGAAATTGCCTTAATTGAAAATTATATTGGTCTGGAAAAATTGCGCTACAGCGAAAACAGACTGACTATTTCATTTACTAAAGACATTGAAGTGAGCAACAAGATATCGCCCTTAATTCTGTTAACTTTTATCGAAAATGCTTTTAAACATGGTGTGACTAACGAAACTGAGAAAGCAATAATTTCTTTGCATTTAGAAAGTAAAAAACAACAAATCATTTTTAGCATTAACAATACAAAACCTAAAAACGATTTTAATCAAATCCCGAGTAAATCTAAAATCGGGTTAGTCAATGTTCGCAAACAATTGGATTTATTATATCCCAAAAAACATCAATTAGAAATTGAAGAAACGCAACTTACTTATGCTGTTAAACTTTATTTCAACATTTAA